A single genomic interval of Coregonus clupeaformis isolate EN_2021a chromosome 36, ASM2061545v1, whole genome shotgun sequence harbors:
- the LOC121552466 gene encoding alpha-1,6-mannosyl-glycoprotein 2-beta-N-acetylglucosaminyltransferase, producing MRLRCFKKNLLILMGVSLIIATAMIITRVLISDEVTGVVAQENMLSDDMAKFQYGSVPELMKAIYNANYKQHVLNADKYPGEPKLVLVIQVHNRPDYLKILIKSLENAAEVHNFLLIFSHNYFSEEDNDIVQGITFCKVLQIYFPYSTQLYPSEFPGQDPRDCPRDISKDDALKTGCLNAEHPDSYGHYREASITQTKHHWWWKLHFLWERVQALHGYSGFAVFLEEDNYILPDLYHLYKEMVEYRKRSCPDCDMLALGNHNGLAEFDKLSNKVQTAGWMSTKHNIGMGISREVYYKLMGCNYDFCTYDDYNWDWTLHHLSGTCISKPLKVLVAQGSRVLHTGNCELHQNKEACRPELALQKAQESLKLTKDSLFPQSLVLTNAESMEHKAHMKNGGWGDIRDHVLCNNYATRL from the coding sequence ATGAGGTTACGATGCTTTAAAAAGAACCTGCTCATTCTCATGGGTGTTTCTTTAATTATTGCCACTGCCATGATCATAACACGTGTATTAATTTCTGATGAAGTCACGGGTGTTGTCGCTCAGGAAAACATGTTGTCTGATGACATGGCAAAGTTTCAGTATGGTTCGGTTCCTGAATTGATGAAGGCGATTTACAATGCCAATTACAAGCAACACGTTCTGAATGCGGACAAGTATCCTGGGGAGCCTAAACTGGTCCTGGTTATTCAGGTTCACAACAGACCAGACTACCTCAAAATACTAATCAAGTCATTGGAAAATGCAGCTGAGGTCCACAACTTTTTGCTGATTTTCAGCCACAACTATTTTTCAGAGGAAGACAATGACATAGTGCAAGGGATAACTTTCTGCAAGGTTTTACAAATATACTTCCCCTACAGCACACAGCTCTATCCCAGTGAGTTTCCTGGGCAGGATCCACGGGACTGTCCACGAGACATATCCAAGGATGATGCTTTAAAAACAGGATGCCTCAACGCTGAGCATCCAGATTCATATGGCCACTATAGGGAAGCATCCATCACACAGACCAAACACCACTGGTGGTGGAAACTTCACTTTTTGTGGGAGCGAGTGCAGGCTCTGCATGGTTACAGTGGCTTTGCAGTTTTCCTCGAGGAGGACAACTATATCTTGCCTGACCTCTACCACCTTTACAAGGAGATGGTTGAATACAGGAAGAGAAGCTGCCCTGACTGCGACATGCTGGCGCTAGGCAACCACAATGGCCTGGCAGAGTTTGATAAGCTCAGCAACAAGGTGCAGACTGCCGGGTGGATGTCTACCAAGCACAACATTGGCATGGGCATTTCCAGAGAGGTGTACTACAAGCTGATGGGTTGCAATTATGACTTCTGCACCTATGATGACTACAACTGGGACTGGACCCTCCATCACCTGTCAGGAACTTGCATCTCCAAGCCACTCAAAGTGCTGGTGGCCCAGGGATCCAGGGTTCTGCATACTGGGAACTGTGAGCTGCACCAGAACAAGGAGGCCTGTCGGCCCGAGCTGGCCCTACAGAAAGCACAGGAGTCCCTTAAGCTCACCAAAGACTCCCTCTTCCCTCAGTCCCTGGTCCTAACAAACGCAGAGTCAATGGAGCACAAGGCTCACATGAAAAACGGCGGGTGGGGTGATATCCGTGACCATGTCCTTTGTAATAACTATGCTACACGTCTATGA